A stretch of the Staphylococcus sp. NRL 16/872 genome encodes the following:
- a CDS encoding nitrate reductase subunit alpha, whose product MGKFGLNFFKPTEKFNGNWSVLESKSREWEKMYRERWSHDKVVRTTHGVNCTGSCSWKVFVKNGVITWENQQIDYPSCGPDMPEFEPRGCPRGASFSWYEYSPLRVKYPYIRGKLLDLWTTALEENNGNRIAAWASIVEDEDKARTYKEARGMGGHVRSNWKDVTDIIAAQILYTIKKDGPDRIAGFTPIPAMSMISYAAGARFINLLGGEMLSFYDWYADLPPASPQIWGEQTDVPESSDWYNASYIIMWGSNVPLTRTPDAHFMTEVRYKGTKVVSVAPDYAENVKFADNWLAPNPGTDAAVAQAMTHVILQEFYEDNPSEMFINYSKQYSDMPFVIMLDEDDNGYKAGRFLRASDLGMESDNSEWKPVIHDTISHQFVVPNGTMGQRWEEGKKWNLKLETEDGTKINPAMSMAEEDYELKTIQFPFFDSKGDGIFERPIATRKVTLADGKEVYVATVYDLMTSQYGIKRFNHELEAKSYDDKESKYTPAWQEDVTGIKSELITQVAREFAQNAIDTKGRSMIIMGAGINHWFNADTIYRAVLNLVLLCGCQGVNGGGWAHYVGQEKCRPIEGWNTVAFAKDWQGPPRLQNGTSWFYFATDQWKYEESNVDKLKSPLAQNIKHQHPADYNVTAARLGWLPSYPQFNKNSLLFGEEAKDAGDDSNEAILKRAIESVKNKDTQFAVEDPDLRKNHPKTLFVWRSNLISSSAKGQEYFMKHLLGTRSGLMAEPNEDDKPEEIKWREDTVGKLDLLVSLDFRMTATPLYSDIVLPAATWYEKHDLSSTDMHPFVHPFNPAIDPLWESRSDWDIYKTLSKAVSEMAKDYLPGTFKDVVTSPLGHDSKQELGSEYGIVKDWSKGEVEGIPGKTMPNFSIVERDYTKIYDKYVTLGPLLEKAKVGAHGVSYAVKEEYDELKSMVGTWNDEDENSVRNNRPRIDTARKVADAILNISSATNGKLSQKSYEDLENQTGMELKDISKERASEKISFLNITSQPREVIPTAVFPGSNKNGRRYSPFTTNIERLVPFRTLTGRQSYYIDHEVFQQFGESLPVYKPTLPPMVFGTRDKQVKGGQDALVLRYLTPHGKWNIHSTYQDNERMLTLFRGGPVVWLSNEDAEEHGINDNDWLEVYNRNGVVTARAVTSHRMPKGTMFMYHAQDKHIETPGSEITDTRGGSHNAPTRIHLKPTQLVGGYAQISYHFNYYGPIGNQRDVYVAVRKMKEVNWLED is encoded by the coding sequence ATGGGAAAATTTGGATTAAACTTTTTTAAACCAACTGAAAAATTTAATGGTAATTGGTCAGTACTTGAAAGCAAAAGTAGAGAATGGGAAAAAATGTATCGTGAAAGATGGAGTCATGACAAAGTAGTCAGAACGACACATGGCGTGAACTGTACAGGATCATGTTCGTGGAAAGTCTTTGTTAAAAATGGCGTTATCACGTGGGAAAATCAACAAATTGATTATCCTAGTTGTGGACCTGACATGCCTGAGTTTGAACCTCGTGGATGTCCACGTGGTGCATCATTTTCATGGTATGAATATAGCCCGTTGCGTGTTAAATACCCATATATCAGAGGGAAATTATTAGATTTATGGACAACAGCTTTAGAAGAAAATAATGGTAACCGTATTGCGGCATGGGCTTCAATTGTTGAAGATGAAGATAAAGCTAGAACGTATAAAGAAGCACGTGGTATGGGCGGTCATGTACGTTCTAATTGGAAAGATGTTACGGATATTATTGCTGCGCAAATCTTATATACGATTAAAAAGGATGGTCCAGATAGAATAGCTGGATTTACACCAATTCCAGCAATGTCTATGATCAGCTATGCAGCAGGAGCAAGATTCATTAATTTACTAGGTGGTGAAATGCTTAGTTTCTATGATTGGTATGCCGACTTACCACCAGCATCTCCACAAATTTGGGGTGAACAAACAGACGTGCCTGAATCAAGTGACTGGTACAACGCTTCTTACATCATTATGTGGGGTTCTAACGTACCATTAACACGTACACCGGATGCCCATTTTATGACAGAAGTAAGATACAAAGGAACTAAAGTTGTTTCAGTAGCACCTGATTATGCTGAGAACGTTAAATTCGCAGATAACTGGTTAGCGCCAAATCCTGGAACAGATGCTGCAGTGGCACAAGCCATGACACACGTGATCTTACAAGAATTTTATGAAGATAACCCAAGTGAAATGTTCATCAATTATTCTAAGCAATATTCAGATATGCCTTTCGTGATTATGTTGGATGAAGATGACAATGGTTATAAAGCAGGAAGATTCTTACGAGCAAGCGACTTAGGAATGGAAAGTGACAATAGTGAATGGAAACCAGTCATTCATGATACAATTAGCCATCAATTTGTAGTACCAAACGGCACAATGGGCCAACGTTGGGAAGAAGGCAAAAAATGGAATTTGAAATTAGAAACAGAAGATGGCACTAAAATAAACCCTGCAATGTCAATGGCTGAGGAAGATTATGAACTTAAAACAATTCAATTCCCATTCTTTGACAGTAAAGGAGACGGCATCTTTGAAAGACCGATTGCTACAAGAAAAGTAACATTAGCAGATGGTAAAGAAGTATATGTAGCGACAGTCTACGATTTGATGACAAGTCAATATGGCATTAAACGCTTTAATCATGAATTAGAAGCAAAATCATATGACGATAAAGAATCTAAATATACACCAGCGTGGCAAGAAGATGTGACAGGTATCAAATCTGAATTAATCACACAAGTAGCAAGAGAATTTGCACAAAATGCTATTGATACTAAAGGTCGCTCAATGATTATTATGGGTGCCGGTATTAACCACTGGTTCAATGCAGATACAATTTATCGTGCTGTTTTAAACTTAGTTTTATTATGTGGCTGCCAAGGTGTAAATGGTGGCGGTTGGGCGCACTATGTTGGACAAGAAAAATGTCGCCCTATCGAAGGATGGAATACAGTCGCTTTCGCAAAAGATTGGCAAGGGCCACCACGTTTACAAAATGGTACAAGTTGGTTCTATTTTGCAACAGATCAATGGAAGTATGAAGAGTCTAACGTAGATAAATTAAAATCACCATTAGCTCAAAATATTAAGCATCAACATCCAGCGGATTACAACGTCACTGCTGCTAGATTAGGATGGTTACCTTCATATCCTCAATTTAATAAAAACAGTTTACTATTCGGTGAAGAAGCTAAAGACGCGGGCGACGATTCTAATGAAGCAATTTTAAAAAGAGCGATTGAATCAGTTAAGAATAAAGACACACAATTTGCAGTTGAAGATCCTGATTTAAGAAAAAATCATCCGAAAACATTGTTTGTATGGAGATCAAATTTAATTTCAAGTTCAGCTAAAGGTCAAGAATACTTCATGAAACATTTATTAGGTACACGTTCAGGATTAATGGCTGAACCTAATGAAGATGATAAACCTGAAGAAATTAAATGGCGTGAAGATACAGTTGGGAAATTAGATTTACTCGTTTCATTAGACTTCCGTATGACAGCTACACCACTTTATTCAGATATTGTGTTACCAGCTGCTACTTGGTATGAGAAACATGATTTATCATCAACAGATATGCATCCATTTGTGCATCCATTCAATCCAGCGATTGATCCATTATGGGAATCTCGTTCAGACTGGGATATTTATAAAACATTGAGTAAAGCAGTTTCCGAAATGGCGAAAGATTATTTACCAGGGACATTTAAAGATGTCGTAACCTCACCATTAGGTCATGACTCTAAACAAGAACTTGGCTCAGAGTACGGTATTGTCAAAGATTGGTCTAAAGGTGAAGTTGAAGGTATTCCAGGAAAAACAATGCCAAACTTCTCAATTGTAGAGCGTGACTACACAAAAATCTATGATAAATATGTCACATTAGGTCCTTTACTTGAAAAAGCGAAAGTAGGCGCGCATGGCGTAAGTTATGCAGTGAAAGAGGAATATGATGAATTGAAGAGTATGGTTGGTACTTGGAATGATGAGGATGAAAATTCAGTGAGAAATAATCGTCCGCGTATTGATACTGCACGCAAAGTAGCTGATGCAATATTAAATATTTCATCAGCAACGAATGGTAAACTCTCACAAAAATCATATGAAGATTTAGAAAATCAAACAGGTATGGAATTAAAAGATATTTCTAAAGAACGCGCGTCAGAAAAGATTTCATTCTTAAATATTACATCACAACCTCGTGAAGTAATACCAACGGCTGTGTTCCCAGGTTCAAATAAAAATGGACGTAGATATTCTCCATTTACAACAAATATTGAACGTTTAGTACCATTCAGAACTTTAACAGGTAGACAAAGTTACTATATCGACCATGAAGTCTTCCAACAATTTGGAGAAAGTTTACCAGTATATAAACCAACATTGCCACCTATGGTCTTTGGAACAAGAGATAAACAAGTAAAAGGCGGACAAGATGCTTTAGTATTACGCTACCTTACACCACATGGTAAATGGAATATTCACTCAACATATCAAGATAACGAACGTATGTTGACATTATTTAGAGGTGGCCCAGTAGTGTGGTTATCAAATGAAGATGCTGAGGAACATGGCATTAATGATAATGATTGGTTAGAAGTTTATAACCGTAACGGTGTTGTAACTGCAAGAGCTGTCACATCACACCGTATGCCTAAAGGCACAATGTTTATGTATCATGCACAAGATAAACATATTGAAACACCAGGATCAGAAATCACTGACACACGTGGTGGTTCACATAATGCTCCAACAAGAATTCACTTAAAACCTACACAACTTGTAGGTGGTTATGCACAAATTAGTTATCACTTTAACTATTATGGTCCAATTGGAAATCAACGAGATGTTTACGTAGCCGTTAGAAAAATGAAGGAGGTAAATTGGCTTGAAGATTAA
- the nreC gene encoding nitrate respiration regulation response regulator NreC (Involved in the regulation of the the nitrate reductase operon narGHJI), with amino-acid sequence MRIIIADDHAVVRSGFSMILNFQEDMEVVATAADGVEAYQKVMEYKPDVLIMDLSMPPGESGLIATSKIAESFPETKILILTMYDDEEYLFHVLRNGAKGYILKNSPDEQLILAVRTVYKGETYVDMKLTTSLVNEFVNHTNIDEASTNDPFKILSKRELEILPLIAKGYGNKDIAEKLFVSVKTVEAHKTHIMTKLGLKSKPELVEYALKKKLLDF; translated from the coding sequence TTGAGAATTATAATTGCAGATGATCATGCAGTTGTTAGATCTGGGTTTTCAATGATATTAAATTTTCAGGAAGACATGGAAGTTGTGGCAACGGCTGCCGACGGGGTAGAGGCCTATCAAAAAGTAATGGAATACAAACCTGATGTTCTTATCATGGACTTAAGTATGCCACCAGGAGAATCTGGTTTAATCGCCACAAGTAAAATTGCTGAAAGTTTTCCGGAAACCAAAATTTTAATACTAACAATGTATGATGATGAAGAATATTTATTTCATGTACTTCGTAATGGTGCTAAAGGATATATCTTAAAAAACTCACCTGATGAACAATTAATATTGGCAGTACGTACGGTATACAAAGGTGAAACATATGTAGATATGAAATTAACAACGTCGTTAGTCAATGAATTTGTTAATCATACGAATATAGACGAGGCATCTACGAATGATCCTTTTAAAATTCTTTCTAAACGAGAATTAGAAATATTACCATTAATAGCCAAAGGATATGGTAATAAAGATATAGCGGAGAAATTGTTTGTTTCAGTTAAGACAGTTGAAGCACATAAAACACATATCATGACTAAATTGGGACTGAAGTCTAAGCCAGAATTAGTAGAATACGCATTGAAGAAAAAATTATTAGATTTTTAA
- the narH gene encoding nitrate reductase subunit beta: MKIKAQIAMVLNLDKCIGCHTCSVTCKSTWTNRPGAEYMWFNNVETKPGVGYPKRWEDQEHYKGGWVLNKKGKLELKTGNRLSKIALGKIFYNPDMPLIKDYYEPWTYNYEHLTTAKEGKHSPVAKAHSIISGDKINLEWGPNWEDDLAGGHITGPEDPNIQKIEEDIKFQFDETFMMYLPRLCEHCLNPSCVASCPSGAMYKRDEDGIVLVDQDACRGWRYCMTGCPYKKVYFNWKTNKAEKCTFCFPRIEAGLPTVCSETCVGRMRYLGVLLYDADRVHEAASTENEQDLYEKQLDIFLNPFDEEVIEQAEKDGISYEWIEAAQNSSVYKLAIEYKIAFPLHPEYRTMPMVWYCPPLSPIMSYFEGKNAGQNPDMIFPAIEEMRLPIEYLANLFTAGDVQPVKESLQKMAMMRSYMRSQITGRDFDSYKLERLGLSEIQIQEMYRLLGLAKYEDRFVIPTSHKETYLDTYHAQGSQGYGGEYFGDNCEGCGVPVGSGKTGQEIYNDNFYGGIFRD; this comes from the coding sequence TTGAAGATTAAAGCGCAAATTGCAATGGTGTTAAATTTAGATAAATGCATTGGTTGCCACACTTGTAGTGTTACATGTAAAAGTACTTGGACTAACCGTCCAGGTGCTGAATACATGTGGTTTAACAACGTAGAAACTAAACCAGGTGTAGGATATCCGAAAAGATGGGAAGACCAAGAACACTATAAAGGTGGTTGGGTTTTAAATAAAAAAGGAAAATTAGAACTTAAAACAGGAAACCGATTATCAAAAATTGCCTTAGGTAAAATCTTTTACAATCCTGACATGCCTCTTATTAAAGATTATTATGAACCATGGACATATAATTACGAACATTTAACAACTGCGAAAGAAGGTAAACATTCGCCAGTAGCCAAAGCACATTCAATCATCTCTGGAGATAAAATTAATCTTGAATGGGGGCCTAACTGGGAAGATGATTTAGCAGGAGGACATATTACAGGTCCAGAAGATCCAAACATTCAAAAAATAGAAGAAGATATTAAATTCCAATTTGATGAAACATTTATGATGTATTTACCTCGTTTATGCGAACATTGTTTAAATCCTAGCTGTGTCGCTTCATGTCCTTCAGGTGCAATGTACAAACGTGACGAAGACGGCATTGTTCTTGTAGACCAAGATGCATGTCGTGGTTGGCGTTACTGTATGACAGGTTGCCCTTATAAAAAAGTTTACTTCAACTGGAAGACAAATAAAGCAGAGAAATGTACGTTCTGTTTCCCAAGAATTGAAGCAGGCTTACCTACAGTATGTTCAGAAACATGTGTTGGTAGAATGAGATATTTAGGCGTACTTTTATATGATGCTGATAGAGTTCACGAAGCTGCCTCTACTGAGAATGAACAAGATTTATATGAAAAACAATTAGATATTTTCTTAAATCCATTTGATGAAGAAGTGATTGAACAAGCGGAAAAAGATGGCATTAGCTATGAATGGATTGAAGCAGCACAAAATTCATCAGTCTATAAATTAGCAATTGAATATAAAATTGCGTTTCCATTACACCCTGAGTATAGAACAATGCCTATGGTTTGGTATTGTCCACCACTTAGTCCTATCATGAGTTATTTTGAAGGTAAAAATGCTGGCCAAAATCCTGACATGATTTTCCCAGCAATTGAAGAAATGCGTTTACCAATTGAATATTTAGCAAATCTATTTACAGCAGGTGATGTGCAACCTGTTAAAGAGTCACTTCAAAAAATGGCGATGATGAGAAGTTACATGCGCTCTCAAATTACTGGTAGAGACTTCGATAGTTATAAACTTGAAAGACTTGGTTTATCAGAAATCCAAATCCAAGAAATGTATCGTTTATTAGGCTTAGCGAAATATGAAGATCGCTTTGTTATTCCAACTTCTCATAAAGAAACGTATTTGGATACGTATCATGCGCAAGGTAGTCAAGGTTATGGAGGAGAGTACTTCGGTGATAATTGTGAAGGCTGTGGTGTGCCAGTAGGTTCAGGAAAAACAGGACAAGAAATTTATAATGATAATTTCTATGGAGGTATTTTCCGTGATTAA
- the narI gene encoding respiratory nitrate reductase subunit gamma, with product MLNQFLWIIFPYLCVAIFIVGHIARYKYDQFSWTAKSSELIEKKQLKWGSLLFHLGIIPVFFGHVVGLAIPAKWIDGIGVSEGMYHFGAVYIGSIFGIMTFIGMLLLTARRITIKNIRRLSSASDIFVNFLLILIIFMGCYSTLVTNAMISDFDYRQTISIWFRHLFTFSPDANLMTDVPLSFKIHILLGFTILACWPFTRLVHVWSVPLSYTNRRYIVYRKHKTR from the coding sequence ATGCTTAATCAATTTTTATGGATTATCTTTCCATATCTATGTGTGGCTATTTTTATAGTAGGTCATATTGCACGTTACAAATATGATCAATTTTCATGGACAGCTAAATCAAGTGAATTAATCGAGAAGAAACAGCTTAAATGGGGAAGCTTATTGTTTCATTTGGGTATTATCCCCGTATTCTTTGGTCATGTAGTTGGTTTAGCTATTCCAGCTAAATGGATAGATGGCATAGGTGTAAGTGAAGGGATGTATCACTTTGGTGCTGTTTATATCGGTAGTATTTTTGGTATAATGACATTTATTGGTATGTTACTTTTAACAGCGAGACGTATTACTATCAAAAATATAAGAAGATTAAGTTCAGCTTCAGATATTTTTGTGAATTTCTTATTAATATTAATTATTTTCATGGGATGTTATTCAACTTTAGTAACGAACGCTATGATAAGTGATTTCGATTATCGTCAAACGATTTCTATTTGGTTTAGACATCTTTTCACATTTTCACCAGATGCGAATTTAATGACTGACGTGCCACTATCATTTAAGATTCATATTTTACTTGGATTTACAATTTTAGCTTGCTGGCCATTTACGCGATTAGTGCATGTGTGGAGCGTGCCTTTATCTTATACAAATAGACGATATATCGTTTATCGCAAACATAAAACACGCTAA
- the nreB gene encoding nitrate respiration regulation sensor histidine kinase NreB (Involved in the regulation of the the nitrate reductase operon narGHJI), translating into MLNTQEHTLEDLLKKYYEKTNEKIVFINIDGKVIAMNEAAQEIISLDNNYSVMTDAICRRCEGYSNEFALQSCINCYLDTSTPNDKNFQVFMKTVNNKVQPFTASYQCIDEDEKIYAFTLQDISPQIERQEKMYQRQMLRKTISAQENERKRISRELHDSVVQEMLNIDVELRLLKYQQEMSQLIEKSEHIESLMSNLINDIRNLSVELRPSSLDDLGLEAAFKSYFKQFEENYGLEIMYQSNIKDQRFNSEIETVVYRVVQEAIFNALKYAGVNSVDVSVQQTENNLIAEIVDRGKGFNPNSQPQGTGLGLYGMNERAELVKGKVDIETHIGKGTIITLEIPL; encoded by the coding sequence GTGCTAAATACTCAGGAACATACCTTAGAGGATTTGCTTAAAAAGTATTACGAAAAAACAAATGAAAAAATTGTCTTTATTAATATTGACGGCAAAGTGATTGCGATGAATGAAGCGGCTCAAGAAATTATATCCCTGGATAACAATTACAGTGTCATGACGGATGCGATCTGTAGACGCTGTGAAGGGTATTCTAATGAATTTGCACTTCAAAGTTGTATCAATTGTTATTTAGATACATCAACACCTAATGATAAGAACTTTCAAGTGTTTATGAAGACGGTTAACAATAAAGTGCAACCTTTTACTGCTTCTTATCAATGTATTGATGAAGATGAAAAAATATATGCATTTACACTACAAGATATTTCACCTCAAATTGAGCGTCAAGAAAAGATGTATCAGCGTCAAATGTTACGTAAAACAATATCTGCACAAGAGAATGAAAGAAAGCGAATTTCTAGGGAATTGCATGATAGTGTGGTTCAAGAAATGCTTAATATCGATGTAGAATTAAGATTATTGAAATACCAACAAGAGATGTCACAATTAATAGAAAAATCAGAGCATATCGAAAGTCTAATGTCTAACTTAATCAATGACATACGCAATCTGTCTGTAGAATTGAGACCATCATCACTAGATGATTTAGGGTTGGAAGCGGCATTTAAGTCATATTTTAAACAATTTGAAGAAAACTATGGATTAGAAATTATGTATCAATCGAATATTAAAGATCAACGATTTAATAGTGAAATTGAAACTGTAGTTTATCGGGTGGTACAAGAAGCTATCTTTAATGCTTTGAAATATGCTGGTGTCAATTCAGTTGATGTATCAGTTCAACAGACTGAGAATAATTTGATAGCGGAGATTGTCGATAGAGGAAAAGGGTTTAATCCTAATTCACAACCACAAGGGACTGGCTTAGGACTATATGGGATGAATGAAAGAGCCGAACTTGTTAAAGGAAAAGTGGATATCGAAACACATATAGGAAAAGGGACGATTATTACATTAGAAATACCACTTTAG
- a CDS encoding nitrate/nitrite transporter has product MKKNKGVFQLTLQTLSLVVGFMAWSIISPLMPYISQDIKVSPEQLSIILAIPVILGSILRVPFGYLTNIIGAKWVFFCSFIVLLFPIFLLGQAQTPGMLMLAGFFLGVGGAVFSVGVTSVPKYFSKDKVGLANGIYGVGNVGTAVSSFLAPPIAGIIGWQTTVRSYLIIIALFAVLMFILGDNKEPKVKVPLMSQMKKLSSNYKLYYLSLWYFITFGAFVAFGLFLPNYLVHNFGIDKVDAGIRSGVFIALATFLRPLGGVLGDKFNAVKVLMFDFVVMIIGAILLGISSHIALFTIGCLTISICAGLGNGLVFKLVPSYFAKESGAANGIVSMMGGLGGFFPPLVITYVSNLTGSSHLAFILLAIFGILAFITMGHLYKKEYGKHSITTK; this is encoded by the coding sequence ATGAAAAAAAATAAGGGAGTTTTTCAACTTACATTACAAACATTAAGTCTTGTAGTAGGATTTATGGCTTGGAGTATTATTTCTCCACTTATGCCTTATATTTCTCAAGATATTAAAGTTTCTCCGGAACAGCTATCAATCATTTTAGCTATTCCAGTTATTCTAGGTTCTATTTTACGTGTTCCATTTGGATATTTAACTAATATTATTGGGGCAAAATGGGTCTTCTTTTGTAGCTTTATAGTATTACTATTTCCTATCTTTTTATTAGGACAAGCTCAAACACCTGGGATGCTAATGTTAGCAGGGTTCTTTTTAGGTGTTGGAGGAGCAGTATTCTCAGTAGGTGTAACATCAGTTCCTAAATACTTTTCAAAAGACAAAGTAGGTTTAGCAAATGGTATTTACGGAGTAGGGAACGTAGGAACTGCAGTATCTTCTTTCTTAGCGCCACCTATAGCCGGGATTATTGGTTGGCAAACAACAGTTAGAAGTTACTTAATTATCATTGCGCTTTTTGCGGTTTTAATGTTTATTTTAGGTGATAATAAGGAGCCTAAAGTGAAAGTACCATTAATGTCGCAGATGAAAAAGCTATCTTCAAATTATAAGTTATATTACTTAAGTTTATGGTATTTTATAACATTCGGTGCATTTGTAGCGTTTGGTTTATTCTTACCTAACTACTTAGTGCATAATTTCGGAATTGATAAAGTAGATGCTGGTATTAGATCCGGTGTATTTATTGCTTTAGCAACGTTTCTAAGACCACTTGGAGGCGTGTTAGGAGATAAATTTAATGCTGTAAAAGTATTGATGTTTGACTTTGTTGTTATGATCATAGGTGCTATTCTATTAGGCATATCTAGCCACATCGCATTATTTACAATTGGCTGTTTGACTATTAGTATATGTGCTGGTTTAGGAAATGGTTTAGTATTTAAATTAGTGCCATCTTATTTTGCAAAAGAATCTGGCGCTGCTAACGGTATTGTTTCGATGATGGGTGGATTAGGTGGTTTCTTCCCACCACTAGTCATCACATATGTATCAAACTTAACAGGTTCAAGCCATTTAGCATTTATTCTATTAGCAATTTTTGGTATTTTAGCCTTTATTACAATGGGGCACTTATATAAGAAAGAATATGGTAAACACTCAATAACAACAAAATAA
- the narJ gene encoding nitrate reductase molybdenum cofactor assembly chaperone, whose protein sequence is MEVFSVINLQQFHYYQESLGYIAQQLNFPEKLTFHPKTFNETIDKSHPGYEDLIKYREIMHQFSLSEIKAIYTDTFDFNKKTPLYMTYNKFNTQKERGQMLAKLKVLYEMFGLKMASNELSDYLPLMLQFLHVAQWQDDPRAEGNLELVIMIIEDGTYEMANQLAQDNNPYAYVIRALRNTLKACLNIPNEVTSHA, encoded by the coding sequence ATGGAGGTATTTTCCGTGATTAATTTACAACAATTTCACTACTATCAAGAAAGTTTAGGTTATATTGCACAGCAGCTTAATTTTCCTGAAAAGCTTACCTTCCATCCAAAAACGTTTAATGAAACAATTGATAAATCTCATCCTGGCTATGAAGATTTAATAAAATACCGTGAGATTATGCATCAATTCTCATTATCAGAAATTAAAGCAATTTATACAGATACGTTTGATTTTAATAAAAAAACGCCACTTTATATGACTTATAATAAGTTTAATACGCAAAAAGAACGTGGTCAGATGTTAGCTAAATTGAAAGTTTTATATGAAATGTTTGGTTTAAAAATGGCAAGTAATGAGTTGTCTGATTATCTACCTTTAATGTTGCAATTTTTACATGTGGCGCAATGGCAAGACGATCCACGTGCTGAAGGAAACTTAGAACTTGTTATTATGATTATTGAAGATGGTACGTATGAAATGGCGAATCAATTAGCACAAGATAATAACCCGTATGCATATGTGATTCGTGCGCTGCGCAATACACTTAAAGCATGTTTAAATATTCCAAATGAGGTGACGTCTCATGCTTAA
- the nreA gene encoding nitrate respiration regulation accessory nitrate sensor NreA, whose product MLTEPLIKEETFQDELNRLRIDEGYDFAGVALYEDYSTASPIKWRYVSGNLNHRYKMIILRKGRGLAGMVMKTAKRMILSHVSETLPPEEKIKYPILISEELTAVIAIPLCHDQKVYGVLLLGQRDEKPLPDNHNLNISGKLWAFTEEM is encoded by the coding sequence GTGCTCACTGAACCTTTAATTAAGGAAGAAACTTTTCAAGACGAATTAAATCGTTTACGTATAGATGAAGGTTATGATTTTGCTGGAGTAGCATTATACGAAGATTATTCGACAGCATCTCCTATTAAATGGCGATATGTATCTGGCAATTTGAATCATCGTTATAAAATGATTATTTTGAGAAAAGGTCGTGGACTAGCTGGCATGGTAATGAAAACGGCAAAACGCATGATATTGTCACACGTGTCCGAAACTTTGCCACCTGAAGAAAAAATTAAATATCCTATCTTAATTAGTGAAGAATTGACGGCAGTTATTGCTATACCACTATGTCACGACCAAAAAGTGTATGGTGTTCTATTATTAGGACAACGGGATGAAAAACCTCTTCCTGATAATCATAATTTAAATATTAGTGGTAAGTTATGGGCATTTACTGAAGAAATGTAG